The segment GGACTCTTCGGTCAGCACCTTTTCGGCGCGACCGTACACGTATAGGCGTTCGTTACCGGCGGCATTGAGGAAGATGTGGCCCAGCGCCCGCAGCCCCGGCACGCGCGCGGGGCGGGGGCGATACTCGCGCCAAGCGCCCAGATGATCCGCGAGGGGGTGGGGCACCCACGCGTACTCCAAACGGATGCCGGTGCCGATGCGGTCGAAAAAACGCCAGGACGGAATAAGGACGGGGGCCAGCCAACGCTTCATGGATGTGGGATAGGCTCGCCGGTGATTCAAGGCGAGTCAATTTGTGTCTCATCGTGGGAACGGCCGCCAGTTCTGATCAGTCGAGGTTTGGGTGGGACCCGGGCAGAATGTATTCATAGGCAGCGAACTGGAAATAAAGAAGGAGACGAGCACTAGGATTCGGACCACCCACCCTGACGACCCACTTATACGACAGCTTTGTTTTCACAACTTTGACTCAACGATGAAGAAACAAAATGCCGGTGGCTCGAGTTCTAGTGATCGTGTTCTTAAACTGAAAGAAGGACCAAGTTAGTTAAAACATAATGCATCGACAACCTCCCCGAACGAAGCGTAAGCCCTCCCTTAACGGGGAGGGCTTTTTTTTGCCAAAAATTCCGAGAGCGCTTTGTTGCCGTCGATCTTCTGATTCGAGAAGTCGACGTCCTGCCACTTGAAGTCGGAAACTTCGATGTTCCGCAGCTCACAGTTCGTGAAATCGCAACCGCGGATCTGACCGTCGCTCAATTCGACGTCGGCCCAAGTCGCGTCCTGGAACTGACCGCCGTGGATCTGCATATCGGAAAGAACGCAGTTCCGCCATTCGGCGCGCGTCCACTGGCAGCCATGGAACTGCAGGTCCGAAATTTCGCAGCTTTTGAAGTTCGCGTTGCGCAAGTGGCAGCCGTGCAGCTGGGCATCGTTCAGCTGCGTCGAAGCGAACTCGCTTTTCAAAAGTTTGCAGCCTTGAAATTTCAGATCGGAAAACTCGGTGTCGTCCAAGGTGACCCCATCCCACGAGCTGCCATTCAACGTCGTATCGGTCATCATCGAGGCGCGCAGTCCGACATGGGCAAGGGTCGAAGCTTGTAGGCGGTTGTCGCTGAACTCGGAGCCTTCGCTCATTTTGAGTTCCGAGATCTCCGATAGATTGATGTCATTGTCGGTGAATTCAAAATCTTCCCCTTCGGGCATCGTGAACTTCGAGGCGTTCACGCGGTTTCCTGCGGCGCCATCGTCGCTGATTTTGATTTTTGCCGCACCAAACTTCCCGGCCATCGTTCCGATTTTCCCTTTCAGGGCGCCTTGAACGAGGTGTTCGATGAACTCGCCAAGCTTCTCGGTGGAAAACTCGGGGGATAAGTCTTGGGGATTGTGGGTATCTTTCGCGTCCGTCTTTTCCGCGAGGGGTTCGATCAGCGCGCTCAAAAGCTCGGCGGCTTGCTCTTGCGAGATCTTTCCGCTCGCCTGCATTTCAAGAATTTTCTGAATTTCAGCGCGCATCGGACTTTCCTTTCTTAAGAGATTTTAATGCGGTTTCGAAATCGACTTCGCCCTCGGCCAGTTGATCGAGGACGGTGCGTTCACGCGGCGGTGTCGAGGGCGGTGCGGTGGTCGGTGTGGCCGCGAGCTTCATATTGATCGCGGAAAGCCGCGCTTTCACGGTCGGGTAGCTGATGCCCAGGGCCTTCTCCATGTCGCGGATACTGCCTTCGCAGTGCAGGAACAGACGCACGAAGTGAAGCTCGTCGCCGTTCAGAAGCTGCAGAGGATCGGTTTGGAAGTGGGCTTCGACGCTGAGGCCGCAGTCGCCGCACTCCAGGCGGCGGACGGTCAGTGGTGTTCGGCAGTGGGGGCAATCGGACAGAAGCGGGATGCTTTTCATGCCCCCAAACTGCGGTCAGATATTAAATAATTCAATATTGAAGTTAAATAAATTAATTATTGAGGGGAAAAATATTGAATTCAACCCCATTTTCAAGGACTTGATGCGATCAAGCGTGAGGGGGCCTACGGCAGATTGTTGCGGTTCCGGTAGCAACGCAGGCCCATGTTCTTGAAGTGCTCGGTCCCCACGCGCACCGAAACGGTCGCCGCGGTATTACTGCGGAACAGGGCTTGGTCGCCCTTCAGCACGATGTAATTGCCGGTCGTCTTCGACGGATTGCCCGCCGTGATTTCGAGCTTGGGCTTCGGGCGGTTCTCGACCGCCGTGGTGATGACGTACTTGCCGATGGGGCCCATGCGATTGCGCATGATCCGCACGTGCACTTTGCGTTTCAAGTTCAGCTTGTCGCCGTACACAAACGCCTTGCCGGGCGCTTCGGCCGCCAAGCTGTCCGCGTGTTTTTGCACGAGGATCTCGACGATGGGTTGACTCGCCGGAGGGGCTTGGTCACCGGGCGCGTTCGTGCACAGGACGTCGTACATTCCCGACCGATTGACGTTCGACGATTTCAGATCCGAACCCTGCAAGAGTCTGGATTGCACGACGGCCGCATTGTAGGTCCGAGCTTCGAAGTAGGCGACGCCGTTCGCGCTTTTCCCGCGTGCGGGAGAACAGTCGTGACGTTCCCAAGACAGACCGGCCGTCGTGATGCGCACCATCGCCTGAATTTTTACGGAGGACCTCGTCGCGCCACCACAACCGTTGGTCTCATCGGCCAAGGCGTAGACGCCGAAAGATGTATCCGCGGGTCCCTTCGCTCCGGCGGCGCGATCAACATCGGAATCATCCGAGGGCGGAGGCGGCTCGACGGGAACGTCGATGCCTTGGTGGGGATCGCCATTGCCGACCGCCGTCTTCAAGGCGTTCGAGAATTGCTGCGAGCAGTTCTGAAATGCGGTCACCGAAAATAGAATGGATGCGATGACAAGTAGACGCTTCATCCGAAATCCCCCGGTCTACAAAGTCTGGCAGACGAAGCCGAATATTTCCAATTTTCCGCGAGGTTAGCGGGGATTCGTCCCGCCCTGAGACGCGAACTTTTTGACGTCGAAATTTTGTCTACCGTAGCTTCGAGCTGAGCGTTAGCCTTGAGGAATGTCGAAGACGCGGGACTGGTCCACCGAGCTGGAAGAACTCGACGCCCAAATTAAGGGCGGCCGGATCGCCGACGTGCAAAATGCCTTGCGCGACATCGAAGCGCCCACGGTTCCCGAAGTTCTGCGACACCGGTTCGCCAACTTGTGCCGCCGCGTGGGGCTTGCGCCGCTCGGATTACGGATCCTTTCCGAGAACGTGCTGCTGGACGGGGAGCTTCGTCGCGATGCGCTTGCGCAAGATCTGATCGAATACGGCGTCGGGCTTCAGCGCGTGGGCGCCGTGCGTGAAGCGATGGGCATTTTGGGCGGTATCGACGCGAAGGCGTATCCCGAAGCGGATTTGTATCTCGCCTTCGGGGCGATCGTCTCTTGGGATTACGATGCCGCTTTGGGGTGGATCGATTCTTTTCTCGCGCGCACGGAAGAAAATCCCGGCGATCCTTACCGTCGCTTGGTCGCGCGCCTGAATCGCCTGGAGTGTTTGTTGATCACGGGACAGCACGATCATCTGGAGGCCTCGGCGACTGCGCTCGAAGCGGAGCTGCGCGCGCAGGGGCACACGTTACTTCTAGGTAACGCATACGAGATCCAGGCGCAGAGTCGGGTGGCGAAAGGACAATTCAACGAAGCGCTCGAGTCCTTGGCCTCGGCGCGTGAGCTGATTCCCGAATCCAACTCGGCGGACTCGTTGTTTATCTCGAAGTGGCAGGCGATCGCGCGCGCGCGTCGGGATCACTCGATCGAGAATATCCAAGAGGCCCGGTCCGAAGCTTTACAACTTGGCCACTGGGAAACTTTGCGCGATCTCGATTCGCAAGCGCTGCGAATCGCGCCCACGCAAGAGCTCGCGTGCTGGGTTTATTTCGGCACGCCGTTCGCCAGTTACCGCCGCAATCTGGAGCGCAACTTACAGTGGACGCCGCCCGCGGAAACCTGGGTCACGACCGATGTCATCATGTCGCGGCCGGCGGCCGAGGGCTTGGACATCGTGCTGGAGGACATCGGCGACGGTCGCGCGGGGCTCGCGCACCGCTTGATCTTGCTGCTGGCGAGCGATTACTACCGTCCCTTCCGTGGCGGCGAGATCTTCGCGCGCATCTTCGCCGACGAGCGTTTCAATCCGCAAACCTCCATGAACCGCGTGCATCAGCAGATCGGCGAAGCCCGCCAGCTGATCACGGAACTGAAGTGGCCTTTCCGTATCGACGAGGACGGCGGCCGCTATTCCTTACGTTGGACGGCGCCGGGTCGCTTGTGGGTGCGCAATCAAGAGCTGAATCTGGATGCGGACGCCGTGCAGGTCGCTTTTTTACGGAAGCATTTCGAGGGCCGCGATTTCGCCACCGCCGAAGCCGCCACCGTCATGGCGAAATCGGCGTCGAGTGCGCGTAGCTGGCTGTCACGCGCCGTTGAAAAGAATTTGCTGGGCCGCTACGGTAGTGGCGCTTCCATTCGCTACAATTTTCTCGCATAGGCAAAAGTCGAGATTCGGCCCCGGCGCGCGGGTTTCCCTGCCCAGGCCTTCGCCCGGTGGTGAAGATAAAACTTCATCACCCCGGAGGTTCGTATGCGCTTCGCCGTCATTCTTACGTTGCTGGCATTACCTTGGTTCGCCCAAGCCGACAAATACGTGATCTACGACGATCCCGAACAACCCTTGAGCGAAGAGCTGCACGCGTACCTGCAAGGTGAATCGCGCATCCTGACGATGGATCTCACCGCGGAAGAAGCGGACGAGATGCGCGCCGAAGGGATGGTCATCGAGCGCGTCGTGCAATTCAAAGTCACCGGCTGGGTCGACGAAACGCCCCACGCGGACGCGACGTGGGCGTCGGGCGCGATGAAAGTTCCCGAAGCGCACAAGCTTTCGAACACGAAAGGCGCCGGCAAAAAAGTCTGCGTCGTGGATACCGGCATCGACCGCAATCACAGTTTGCTCAAAGGCAAAGTGCACAGCGCGACCAGCAAGGTGCCCGGTTCGAACGAGTACGATCGCCAAGGGCACGGCACCCACGTGGCCAGCCTGATCGCGGGTTCGACCGATATCGGTGCGAGTGCGACCTCGGCGAAAATCATTTCGGTCAAAGCTTTGGGTGATGACGGCGTCGGCGACTCGGATTGGATCGCGCAAGCGGTGGAGTCTTGCGTGAAACAAGGCGCGCACGTCATCAACATGAGCCTAGGTTCGGACTTTCCTTCGGAGGTCATGCGCCGCGCGGTTCGTGACGCGCGTTCGGCGGGCGTGATCGTCGTCGCCGCTTCGGGTAACGAGGGCGGCTCGATCAGTTATCCGGCCGCTTATCCCGGCGTCGTCTCGGTCGGCGCGACCACAAGTTCGAAACAGATCGCGAGCTTCTCGAATCGCGGCGCGGGTCTGGGTTACGTGGCGCCGGGACAGTCGATCCAGGGCGCGCGGGCGGGCGGAGGCACCGTCAATATGAGCGGCACCAGCATGGCGGCACCGTTCGCGGCGGGCATGATCGCGATGCGTTTGGCGAAAGGAACGAAGTCATTGGGCGTGAACGATTTGGGATTCTCTTCCAGTTTGCAGGGCGCGGGACAAGTCGACGCGCTGAAGACCGCGGGCAAATAGCCCGCGCGACTTATCCGGGGTTCTTCCCCAGAACCCACTTCCGCAAAAGATCCATGCGGTGACAGGTTTCGATGATCAGGCGTTGTTTCGCGACGCCGTTCGGAGAATCGACCACGCGGCACCGCATGACCAACTCCGTTTGATTATGGTTGAGCGTCACGATGACGATCGCGTCCGTCGGGAACGGCACGGGATCTTTGATCTTCATTCCCGCCAGCGAGATGTCGATCGTTTCGGTCCGGATGACTTTGCCTTTGAAATCGACGGTCGCGGGAATCCTCATCTGGAAACGCGGCAAGATCCGTCCGTCGCGGGTGAGCGAACGGGTGATCGTTTTCGTTTGGGTCTGCGTTTTTTCGCCGTGGGGGGCGGCTTTCGCGATCGGGATTGCGGGCTGCGTGTCTTCCTCGTAAGCCTCGGTCATCGGTTTCACGGGGATGGGCGGCAGGTTTTGCAGTTGGCCGGCGTTGTTGATGAACTCCACCAGATCGGGTAGCGGTGACCAGTCCTTCGCGCCTTCGTACCACACGAACCAATCTTCAAGGCCGGCGAGTGAAAAGCTGCGGACGAGCGCGTTCAACTGCACCAAGCGCAGTCCGTCGATACGGATCTGATCGGGGCCCTGGAACAAACTCCAGAAACCGTCTGCGGGTGAGATCTGTTGATCAGGCAAAGTTGAACCTCTCATCTCCAGCAGAAACGATTCGGCTTTCATTTTCAACCTGACCACGGACTTCCTCTCGACGTACGTCGGGCCACGAATGCAAAAGCCCCGTGTCGTACGACACGGGGCTTTCGGTTCCATCGGTCCGCCGTTACCGGCGCGTTAATGGAAGTTCTGATTTAAGCTGACCGTTACGGTAGAGATTTCGGCGAACGGCCCGAGATCAGACCGATACCGAAGCTGATGATCGCCAGGACCAGGAAGACGACCAGCAAAGTTTGTCCGATATCAACGGACAGACCGGCCAGGCCTGTGGCTCCCAGAACGTAAGCGACCAATGCCAAGATAAAGAATGCGAGTGCTGCGCGTACCATGATTTCCTCCAGTGTTTGTTCGTTTTCAAGAACGCCGACTGGAGGCTATTGCAAGGGCAGAACCAAGAGTTCCGCCCCCTTTTTCAGGAGAAATTCCCCACTACTCCGCGCTACGGCGGGGGAACTTGCGGCGTTGCTGGGACTCTTCACGAAGGCTGGGCCCTGCACCGCCACGTTTCACGGGACCATCGCCTTCGGTCCGGGCGCCATCGTTTTTACGGAAGGCTTTGCGGGGGCCGGCGGGTTTGGGCGCGTTCGCGTTCCAAGCGCCGGGCTTGCGGGGACGGCTGTCACCGTCATCGTCAAAGCGGCGCGGGGGACGGCTTTCGCCTTCATCGCGGCGGAAGTAGGGCTTGGATGCGGGACGCTCCGAGCGTTCACCAGCGGCACCTTCGCGACGGCGCCAGGGCGACGTGCGTTCCGCGGGAGCGTTGTCACCACGGTCGCGGCGAGCGTATCCGCCGCCACTGCCGCCGCTTCCGCGACTGTAGCGACCGGCCGACGGGCGACGTTCGTCGCGATCCGACGAATCGTCACGCGAGAATTTGCGCTTACCGAAGGGACGATCCGAAGCCGCCTCCGGAGTGGCGACGGGCGTGGCCTGCATCAGGTCGGGCGAGATCAGCGCGAGCAAGCGCGCCGCGATCTCTTCGCGGGTCATCTCTTTGATCGCTTCGCCCCAAACGGAGCTGACGCGCTCCAAACCTTCGGGATGAGTTTCCGCGGTTTGGAATTTCAAGAACAACTGCGCGAGTTTCTTTTCTTTGAGGATACGGTTCGAGGGAATCACACCCTCTTTCATCTTCACGCCCGTGCGCTTTTCGCAGCGGCTGATCAGCTGGCGCTGCGCCGGCGAGACGAGGCTCATCGCGATCCCGGGCTTCCCGTTCCGCGCGGTCCGTCCGATACGGTGGACGTAGTTTTCGGTCTCGCGGGGGATCGAGTAGTTCACGACGTGAGTGATGTCTTGCACGTCGATACCGCGCGCGGCGACGTCCGTGCAGACCAGGATCTGAAGCTTACGCTCACGGAACGAACGCAGCGTGCGCTCGCGCGCTTCTTGCGTTTTATCCCCGTGCAGACAATCGACTTTGTAACCGCTGTCGACCAGGCGTTGGGTCAAATCCGAAACTTGCACTTTCGTCTGACAGAAAATCAAACCGTAGAAGTCGCCCGCGTCTTCGATCAGTTTGCCGAGGACGTCGGGTTTATTCGACTCGCGGGTGACGTAGTAGATCTGTTGAAGCGCATCGGGAACTTTGTTTTTCTGAGTCAGCTCCACGCGCGCGGGCGTGGTCAGGTAGTTGTCGGCGATGCGACGGATTTCGGGCGACATGGTCGCCGAGAACAGCCACAAACGCGACTGACCTTCGGGGATCGCTTCCAGAATCGTTTCGATGTCTTCCTGGAAACCCATCGAGATCATCTCGTCCGCTTCGTCGAGGACGAGGGCCTTCAACGAGTCCAAACGCAGGTTGCCGCTGCGCAAATGATCCAGCAAACGGCCGGGAGTCCCGACGATGATCGGCACGCCCGAGCGCAGCGCGCGCAGCTGGTCCGAATAGCCCGAACCTCCGTAAACGGCGGCCGCGCGCAGACCCATGTCCTCGCCCAATTTGTTGATCTGAGTCGCGACCTGTAGGGCGAGTTCGCGCGTGGGGCAAAGGATCAAGGCTTGGAGGGCCTTCATTTTCGGATCGAGATTGTTCAGAAGCGGCAGCGAAAAGGCCGCGGTTTTGCCTGTCCCGGTCGGCGCCAAGCCGATGAAATCACGGTCGAAATCCTTCAGCAGCGGAATGGACTCCGCTTGGATGGGAGAGGGCTTTTCGAACCCGAGCTTGGACAAGGTCGCAAGAAGGCGTTCGTTCAGGTTGAAGTCAGCAAATGAATTCAAAAGGATTCTCGTTTCT is part of the Pseudobdellovibrionaceae bacterium genome and harbors:
- a CDS encoding pentapeptide repeat-containing protein is translated as MRAEIQKILEMQASGKISQEQAAELLSALIEPLAEKTDAKDTHNPQDLSPEFSTEKLGEFIEHLVQGALKGKIGTMAGKFGAAKIKISDDGAAGNRVNASKFTMPEGEDFEFTDNDINLSEISELKMSEGSEFSDNRLQASTLAHVGLRASMMTDTTLNGSSWDGVTLDDTEFSDLKFQGCKLLKSEFASTQLNDAQLHGCHLRNANFKSCEISDLQFHGCQWTRAEWRNCVLSDMQIHGGQFQDATWADVELSDGQIRGCDFTNCELRNIEVSDFKWQDVDFSNQKIDGNKALSEFLAKKSPPR
- a CDS encoding DUF2089 domain-containing protein; amino-acid sequence: MKSIPLLSDCPHCRTPLTVRRLECGDCGLSVEAHFQTDPLQLLNGDELHFVRLFLHCEGSIRDMEKALGISYPTVKARLSAINMKLAATPTTAPPSTPPRERTVLDQLAEGEVDFETALKSLKKGKSDAR
- a CDS encoding S8 family serine peptidase; this translates as MRFAVILTLLALPWFAQADKYVIYDDPEQPLSEELHAYLQGESRILTMDLTAEEADEMRAEGMVIERVVQFKVTGWVDETPHADATWASGAMKVPEAHKLSNTKGAGKKVCVVDTGIDRNHSLLKGKVHSATSKVPGSNEYDRQGHGTHVASLIAGSTDIGASATSAKIISVKALGDDGVGDSDWIAQAVESCVKQGAHVINMSLGSDFPSEVMRRAVRDARSAGVIVVAASGNEGGSISYPAAYPGVVSVGATTSSKQIASFSNRGAGLGYVAPGQSIQGARAGGGTVNMSGTSMAAPFAAGMIAMRLAKGTKSLGVNDLGFSSSLQGAGQVDALKTAGK
- a CDS encoding PilZ domain-containing protein, whose product is MPDQQISPADGFWSLFQGPDQIRIDGLRLVQLNALVRSFSLAGLEDWFVWYEGAKDWSPLPDLVEFINNAGQLQNLPPIPVKPMTEAYEEDTQPAIPIAKAAPHGEKTQTQTKTITRSLTRDGRILPRFQMRIPATVDFKGKVIRTETIDISLAGMKIKDPVPFPTDAIVIVTLNHNQTELVMRCRVVDSPNGVAKQRLIIETCHRMDLLRKWVLGKNPG
- a CDS encoding DUF1328 domain-containing protein, which encodes MVRAALAFFILALVAYVLGATGLAGLSVDIGQTLLVVFLVLAIISFGIGLISGRSPKSLP
- a CDS encoding DEAD/DEAH box helicase, which gives rise to MNSFADFNLNERLLATLSKLGFEKPSPIQAESIPLLKDFDRDFIGLAPTGTGKTAAFSLPLLNNLDPKMKALQALILCPTRELALQVATQINKLGEDMGLRAAAVYGGSGYSDQLRALRSGVPIIVGTPGRLLDHLRSGNLRLDSLKALVLDEADEMISMGFQEDIETILEAIPEGQSRLWLFSATMSPEIRRIADNYLTTPARVELTQKNKVPDALQQIYYVTRESNKPDVLGKLIEDAGDFYGLIFCQTKVQVSDLTQRLVDSGYKVDCLHGDKTQEARERTLRSFRERKLQILVCTDVAARGIDVQDITHVVNYSIPRETENYVHRIGRTARNGKPGIAMSLVSPAQRQLISRCEKRTGVKMKEGVIPSNRILKEKKLAQLFLKFQTAETHPEGLERVSSVWGEAIKEMTREEIAARLLALISPDLMQATPVATPEAASDRPFGKRKFSRDDSSDRDERRPSAGRYSRGSGGSGGGYARRDRGDNAPAERTSPWRRREGAAGERSERPASKPYFRRDEGESRPPRRFDDDGDSRPRKPGAWNANAPKPAGPRKAFRKNDGARTEGDGPVKRGGAGPSLREESQQRRKFPRRSAE